One Mesotoga sp. Brook.08.105.5.1 genomic region harbors:
- a CDS encoding CBS domain-containing protein: MKVREAMIRDVSAMFEDETIEDFIVLCLRQNRSGLPVVDEEFKVVGFLSESDVIKSALPSYFSLLQSASFIPDTHQFVIRLGKIKDDHVSQHMVKPPVLIKPDDTVIYAADLLIKNGLKVMPVVDEYGKLMGIVNRIHLIHAATQGKIDR, translated from the coding sequence ATGAAGGTTAGAGAAGCGATGATAAGAGACGTTTCGGCGATGTTCGAAGATGAAACCATAGAGGATTTCATTGTCTTATGCCTGAGGCAGAATAGGTCGGGGCTGCCGGTTGTTGATGAGGAATTCAAGGTTGTAGGATTCTTGAGTGAAAGTGATGTAATCAAGAGCGCACTGCCCAGTTACTTCAGTCTTCTTCAGTCTGCATCTTTCATTCCCGACACCCATCAGTTCGTCATTCGACTCGGCAAGATAAAGGACGATCACGTTTCGCAACATATGGTCAAACCGCCTGTACTTATAAAACCAGATGACACAGTGATATATGCGGCAGATCTTCTGATCAAGAACGGTCTCAAAGTGATGCCGGTTGTAGATGAATACGGTAAGTTGATGGGCATAGTAAACAGGATTCATTTGATTCACGCAGCAACGCAAGGCAAGATAGATAGATGA
- the mtaB gene encoding tRNA (N(6)-L-threonylcarbamoyladenosine(37)-C(2))-methylthiotransferase MtaB: MKKTVSIYTFGCKMNQYESQAMAERLKDFEVSFSQEQADLFILNSCTVTSEAERKLRQLFRRLKVLNPDSKIIIVGCYSELSPEELTVLGADEVVGVKEKRAIHKYVARQLDRPDGVPQEGFFTVTSSIEGRTRAFLGIEDGCLNNCSYCRIRLARGSNVISKPIDMVRKEFEGLVRRGYKEIVLTGINIGYYGVDLDSSLTELLNELDGLDGNWRIRLGSLDPDTIDKSFLDLLAGSSRIARHMHLSLQSGSDNVLKYMKRKYTISEYLRAVESARMVDPRFAFTTDLIAGFPGELDEDHMQTLRIIEEVNFLKVHVFRFSKRPGTEAAEMKDQIESGVKKVRAQQLIEAGAKSRERYLETHIGQTSKVLIEKTDSSTSRGFDEYYVPHIVNGRQSGFVDATVTNFESHKEGSDAELYCRSVVR; this comes from the coding sequence ATGAAAAAAACAGTTTCAATCTACACTTTCGGCTGTAAGATGAACCAGTATGAGTCACAGGCAATGGCCGAAAGACTAAAGGACTTTGAAGTCAGTTTTTCTCAGGAACAGGCAGATCTCTTCATATTGAACTCGTGCACTGTGACCTCCGAAGCAGAGAGAAAGCTCAGACAGCTTTTCAGGAGGCTGAAGGTACTCAATCCGGACTCTAAAATCATAATCGTAGGCTGTTACTCCGAGCTTTCACCCGAGGAGCTGACGGTTCTTGGTGCAGATGAAGTTGTAGGAGTTAAAGAGAAGAGGGCCATTCACAAGTACGTTGCGAGGCAGCTAGATAGACCCGACGGAGTTCCTCAAGAAGGCTTTTTCACCGTTACTTCGAGTATTGAAGGAAGAACGAGGGCTTTTCTCGGCATAGAAGACGGCTGTCTGAATAACTGCTCGTATTGCAGAATCAGGCTGGCAAGAGGAAGCAACGTAATCAGCAAACCAATAGATATGGTTAGGAAGGAATTCGAAGGATTGGTCCGAAGAGGCTACAAAGAAATCGTCCTGACCGGGATCAACATCGGATACTACGGGGTCGACTTAGATTCGTCTTTGACGGAGCTTCTTAACGAGCTTGACGGTTTAGACGGGAATTGGAGAATAAGACTCGGTTCACTCGACCCCGATACCATTGATAAGAGCTTCCTCGATCTACTGGCCGGTTCATCGCGAATTGCAAGACATATGCACCTGTCGTTGCAGAGTGGTTCTGATAACGTCCTGAAATACATGAAAAGGAAGTACACAATAAGCGAGTACCTTAGAGCTGTTGAGAGCGCCAGAATGGTAGACCCTAGATTCGCGTTCACAACGGATCTAATAGCGGGATTCCCTGGAGAACTTGACGAGGATCATATGCAGACGCTTCGAATAATTGAAGAAGTGAATTTCCTGAAGGTTCATGTGTTTAGGTTCTCAAAGAGACCGGGAACAGAGGCTGCAGAGATGAAAGATCAGATAGAGTCTGGAGTGAAGAAGGTAAGAGCGCAGCAGCTAATTGAGGCTGGAGCGAAGTCGAGAGAGAGGTATCTCGAGACGCATATCGGCCAGACAAGCAAAGTCCTGATAGAGAAAACCGACTCTTCTACGAGTCGTGGTTTCGATGAATACTATGTGCCTCACATCGTCAACGGAAGACAAAGCGGCTTTGTGGATGCGACGGTAACGAATTTCGAGAGTCACAAGGAGGGTTCCGATG
- a CDS encoding PfkB family carbohydrate kinase codes for MNVLTVTLNPALDREIVVENFKINEFHRVKNPSYSVMDPGGKGINVSVILSGLGVRNIAMGFLGGYIGKVVEERMRLMSDLITTAFIHVEEETRENIAIVDPVGETITEINSSGPIVKPDDLRMFVRRFDVALSRVRHVVISGSIPRGVDNEICRSLCKKVSNSGKVSFVEGIGPAFEMAVEAGVVTVARPDLRSRKLLFGETMVDLKDYVKAAKRMLERGARLAILSYAVEGDVIATNDGVWLFKTKSHIDRSHLLGTGDAFMGGVVNSMIENEKDYFLAAKRGMAAAVAEAEYISKERISLEDIDEHMDSFDIRELE; via the coding sequence ATGAACGTCCTTACCGTTACGCTTAACCCTGCTCTCGACAGGGAAATAGTTGTTGAGAATTTCAAGATCAATGAGTTTCACAGGGTGAAGAATCCCAGTTATTCGGTTATGGATCCAGGAGGTAAGGGCATAAACGTTTCCGTAATTCTCTCCGGCCTTGGAGTTAGAAATATCGCCATGGGTTTTCTTGGCGGGTATATCGGAAAGGTTGTCGAAGAGAGAATGCGTCTGATGAGCGACCTCATCACTACCGCATTTATTCACGTTGAGGAAGAGACAAGAGAGAATATCGCTATTGTTGACCCCGTAGGCGAGACGATAACCGAGATCAATTCTTCGGGTCCTATCGTTAAGCCCGATGACTTGAGAATGTTTGTTCGTAGATTTGATGTGGCACTCTCCAGGGTCAGACATGTTGTGATCTCCGGGAGCATCCCGAGAGGTGTGGACAACGAGATCTGCAGGTCCTTATGCAAGAAGGTAAGTAACTCGGGAAAAGTATCGTTCGTGGAGGGGATCGGTCCCGCCTTTGAAATGGCCGTAGAAGCAGGAGTTGTGACTGTGGCTCGCCCGGATTTGAGAAGCAGGAAGCTGCTTTTCGGAGAAACGATGGTAGATCTGAAGGATTATGTGAAAGCTGCAAAAAGGATGCTAGAACGCGGAGCCAGGCTTGCGATTCTCTCTTATGCAGTTGAAGGAGACGTAATTGCAACAAATGACGGTGTGTGGCTGTTCAAAACTAAGAGCCATATTGATAGATCTCATCTTTTGGGGACTGGAGACGCCTTCATGGGTGGAGTTGTCAACTCTATGATAGAAAACGAAAAGGATTACTTCCTGGCTGCAAAAAGAGGAATGGCTGCAGCCGTTGCGGAAGCAGAGTATATAAGCAAGGAACGTATCTCTCTTGAGGATATTGATGAACACATGGACTCATTCGATATACGAGAGCTGGAGTGA